From the Rhodococcus sp. NBC_00297 genome, one window contains:
- a CDS encoding alpha/beta hydrolase family protein, with amino-acid sequence MTEGTVREWRADGIHGVVHEPAGAPVATAVLAHGAGSNCDAAILVAVANELADRGVLTARIDLPFRQARPKGPPNRAGAAADRAGIAAAVRALDARGPVIVGGHSYGGRQASMLLAEDPDIADALLALSYPLHPPTKPDTLRTEHFPGIAAPTVIVHGSRDPFATGDELREHTTRIGGAVTIVTIEAAGHDLAPARKPTARLTADAVMSALLAND; translated from the coding sequence ATGACGGAGGGAACGGTGCGGGAGTGGCGTGCCGACGGGATCCACGGCGTCGTCCACGAACCTGCCGGCGCACCCGTCGCGACGGCCGTGCTCGCCCACGGTGCGGGAAGCAACTGCGACGCAGCGATTCTGGTGGCCGTGGCCAACGAGCTCGCGGACCGTGGGGTACTGACGGCGCGGATCGATCTCCCGTTTCGTCAGGCTCGGCCCAAGGGCCCTCCGAACCGAGCGGGCGCCGCCGCGGATCGTGCCGGTATCGCCGCCGCGGTGCGGGCGCTGGATGCGCGGGGACCGGTGATCGTCGGGGGTCACTCGTACGGCGGCCGTCAGGCCTCGATGCTCCTCGCCGAGGACCCCGACATCGCGGACGCTCTTCTCGCACTGTCCTATCCGCTGCACCCGCCGACGAAGCCGGACACCCTGCGGACCGAGCACTTCCCGGGCATCGCCGCTCCGACCGTGATCGTGCACGGCTCGCGGGACCCGTTCGCCACCGGCGACGAACTGCGCGAGCACACGACGCGGATCGGGGGAGCGGTGACCATCGTGACGATCGAGGCTGCGGGACACGACCTGGCGCCTGCGAGGAAACCGACGGCCCGGCTGACGGCCGACGCCGTGATGTCGGCGCTCCTGGCGAACGACTGA
- a CDS encoding enoyl-CoA hydratase/isomerase family protein — translation MSDTAAENSDVLLTVDRGVATVTLNRPRAINALSHAMVRDIDAALVRWEDDPSVRAVLITGNGERGLCAGGDIVAIHDDAKAKAGENWPTGSATAQFWRDEYVMNSRINRYGKPIVALMDGAVMGGGVGISAHATVRIVTEKSKVAMPEVGIGFVPDVGGTYLLARTPGEIGTHLALTTARMTAGDAVAAGFADHFVPTEDLPAFVEALHTGTVDTALSLVSPVPESALAAQREWIDAAYTGDDAASIVARLRADGRDEAVAAADAIEAKSPTSVAVTLRSLRRAAAASSLDEVLDDEYRVSIACLDSPDLVEGIRAQVVDKDRRPRWTPAHLDDVTTSDVDRFFAPLGDAELGLTSAAADSVSKGPQS, via the coding sequence GTGAGCGACACCGCCGCGGAGAACTCCGACGTCCTGCTGACGGTCGACCGCGGGGTCGCCACGGTCACCCTGAACCGGCCGCGCGCGATCAACGCGCTCAGCCACGCGATGGTGCGCGACATCGACGCGGCTCTCGTGCGGTGGGAGGACGACCCGTCGGTGCGCGCCGTGCTGATCACCGGCAACGGTGAGCGCGGACTGTGCGCCGGTGGCGACATCGTCGCGATCCACGACGACGCGAAGGCGAAGGCAGGCGAGAACTGGCCGACGGGGTCCGCCACCGCGCAGTTCTGGCGGGACGAGTACGTCATGAACTCGCGGATCAACCGGTACGGCAAGCCGATCGTCGCTCTGATGGACGGTGCGGTGATGGGCGGCGGAGTGGGTATCTCCGCTCACGCGACGGTCCGTATCGTGACGGAGAAGTCGAAGGTCGCGATGCCCGAGGTCGGCATCGGCTTCGTTCCGGACGTCGGCGGGACGTATCTCCTCGCCCGGACGCCCGGCGAGATCGGCACCCACCTCGCGTTGACCACCGCGCGCATGACGGCGGGCGACGCCGTCGCTGCCGGATTCGCCGATCACTTCGTGCCCACCGAGGATCTGCCGGCGTTCGTCGAGGCCCTGCACACGGGCACCGTCGACACCGCCCTGTCGCTCGTCTCGCCCGTTCCCGAGTCGGCTCTGGCGGCGCAGCGTGAGTGGATCGACGCGGCCTACACGGGCGACGACGCGGCGAGCATCGTTGCGCGGTTACGTGCCGACGGCCGCGACGAGGCCGTCGCTGCGGCCGACGCGATCGAGGCGAAATCCCCCACGTCGGTGGCGGTCACGCTCCGCTCACTGCGCCGCGCGGCCGCGGCGTCGTCGCTGGACGAGGTCCTCGACGACGAGTACCGCGTGTCCATCGCCTGCCTGGACAGCCCCGACCTCGTCGAGGGCATCCGCGCGCAGGTGGTGGACAAGGATCGTCGACCGCGCTGGACGCCTGCCCATCTCGACGACGTCACCACCTCCGACGTCGATCGTTTCTTCGCACCGCTCGGCGACGCCGAGTTGGGTCTGACATCCGCTGCGGCGGACTCCGTCTCGAAAGGACCACAATCGTGA
- a CDS encoding enoyl-CoA hydratase, with translation MFETITVETRGRVGVITLNRPKALNALNSQLMTEVVEAAVAFDRDPAIGAIVVTGSEKAFAAGADIKEMQSKTYMEVYTQDFFSEWDAFAAVRTPTIAAVAGYALGGGCELAMMCDILIAADTAQFGQPEIALGVIPGIGGSQRLTRAVGKAKAMEMCLTGRKMGAEEAERAGLVSRIVPAADLLADALETAETIAAKSLPIAVMAKEAVNRAFESTLAEGVRFERRLFHSTFATDDQTEGMTAFTEKRQPVFRHR, from the coding sequence CTGTTCGAGACGATCACGGTCGAGACCAGGGGCCGCGTCGGCGTCATCACGCTGAACCGGCCGAAGGCGCTGAACGCGTTGAACTCTCAGCTGATGACCGAGGTGGTCGAGGCTGCCGTGGCGTTCGATCGTGATCCGGCGATCGGGGCGATCGTGGTGACCGGTTCCGAGAAGGCGTTCGCGGCCGGTGCCGACATCAAGGAGATGCAGTCCAAGACCTACATGGAGGTCTACACGCAGGACTTCTTCTCCGAGTGGGACGCGTTCGCCGCAGTGCGCACACCGACCATCGCCGCCGTGGCGGGTTACGCCCTCGGTGGGGGATGCGAGCTGGCCATGATGTGCGACATCCTGATCGCAGCGGACACGGCTCAGTTCGGCCAACCGGAGATCGCTCTGGGGGTGATCCCCGGAATCGGTGGCTCGCAACGGTTGACGCGTGCCGTCGGCAAGGCCAAAGCGATGGAGATGTGTCTGACCGGTCGCAAGATGGGCGCCGAGGAGGCGGAGCGAGCAGGGCTCGTGTCGCGGATCGTGCCGGCGGCCGATCTGCTCGCCGATGCGCTGGAGACGGCCGAGACGATCGCCGCGAAGTCGCTTCCCATCGCCGTCATGGCGAAGGAAGCCGTGAATCGGGCGTTCGAATCGACTCTGGCGGAGGGTGTTCGGTTCGAACGTCGCCTGTTCCACTCGACGTTCGCCACCGACGATCAGACCGAGGGCATGACCGCCTTCACCGAGAAGCGTCAGCCGGTGTTCCGCCACCGCTGA
- a CDS encoding SWIM zinc finger family protein, whose product MAQFDQFGPRRRIPDGIAAKTSRGAFGRTWWGKQFVETIESIADAGRLSRGRTYARGGQVISLELRPGRIDGDVQGSQVEPFSASVSIAVLDPFDMDALMSDVQESPGMLTELASGSVPRALGPRLLLSSASQLDFDCTCPDSGWPCKHAAALTYLAAERIDEDPTRLLALRGVDLDALVGFVEDAEATVDPDDHFGDATTLPALPDPLFSPASDDLAASLLRIALRTADVDERGVRSAMAELDALYRRMGGA is encoded by the coding sequence ATGGCGCAGTTCGACCAGTTCGGCCCCCGGCGGCGGATCCCGGACGGCATCGCGGCGAAGACCTCTCGGGGCGCCTTCGGTCGCACGTGGTGGGGCAAGCAGTTCGTGGAGACCATCGAGTCGATCGCCGACGCCGGGCGGCTCTCGCGCGGACGGACGTACGCCCGCGGCGGGCAGGTGATCTCCCTCGAACTCCGGCCGGGGCGGATCGACGGCGACGTCCAGGGCAGTCAGGTGGAGCCGTTCTCGGCGTCGGTGAGCATCGCTGTCCTGGATCCGTTCGACATGGACGCGCTGATGTCCGACGTGCAGGAGTCGCCCGGCATGCTGACCGAGCTCGCCTCCGGCTCGGTTCCGCGGGCGCTGGGGCCGCGGCTGCTGCTGTCGAGTGCGTCGCAGCTCGATTTCGACTGCACCTGCCCCGACAGCGGGTGGCCCTGCAAGCACGCCGCGGCGCTGACGTATCTCGCCGCGGAGCGGATCGACGAGGACCCGACGCGCCTGCTGGCGCTGCGCGGAGTCGACCTCGATGCCCTGGTGGGGTTCGTCGAGGACGCGGAGGCGACGGTCGATCCGGACGATCATTTCGGCGACGCGACGACGCTGCCCGCGCTGCCGGACCCGCTGTTCTCGCCGGCGTCGGACGATCTCGCGGCGTCGTTGCTGCGCATCGCGTTGCGGACGGCGGACGTCGACGAGCGGGGGGTGCGGTCCGCGATGGCGGAGCTCGACGCGCTCTATCGGCGGATGGGCGGGGCGTGA
- the mmsB gene encoding 3-hydroxyisobutyrate dehydrogenase, with protein sequence MSTVIAFLGLGHMGGPMAANLAAAGHDVRGFDLVPASLDQAREKGITVAESAADAVAGASVVVTMLPSGKHVLDCYADVVPAAGAGTLFIDSSTIDVADARTAADVARAAGHRAVDAPVSGGVGGATAGTLTFMVGGDDAAVAEANPLLEIMGRKIVHCGQSGNGQAAKLCNNMILGVSMIAVSEAFVLGEKLGLTNQALFDVASTASGQCWALTTNCPVPGPVPTSPANNDYTPGFAAALMRKDLGLVSEAVRANGVEAQLGMLASAMYEAYAAEHGDKDFSGIVQDIRERSGGTA encoded by the coding sequence GTGAGCACCGTGATCGCCTTCCTGGGGCTGGGGCACATGGGCGGGCCGATGGCGGCCAACCTCGCCGCGGCCGGCCACGACGTCCGAGGCTTCGACCTCGTTCCCGCCTCGCTCGACCAGGCGCGGGAGAAGGGCATCACGGTCGCCGAGTCGGCCGCCGACGCCGTGGCGGGTGCCTCGGTGGTGGTGACGATGCTGCCCAGTGGCAAGCACGTCCTCGACTGCTATGCCGACGTCGTCCCCGCTGCCGGCGCCGGCACGCTGTTCATCGACTCCTCGACCATCGACGTGGCCGATGCCCGAACGGCGGCCGACGTCGCGCGGGCCGCGGGCCACCGCGCCGTCGACGCTCCCGTCTCGGGCGGCGTCGGTGGAGCCACCGCGGGCACGCTGACGTTCATGGTCGGGGGCGACGACGCTGCCGTCGCCGAGGCGAATCCGCTGCTCGAGATCATGGGTCGCAAGATCGTGCACTGCGGACAGAGCGGCAACGGCCAGGCGGCCAAGCTGTGCAACAACATGATTCTCGGGGTCTCCATGATCGCCGTCAGCGAGGCCTTCGTGCTCGGGGAGAAGCTGGGGCTGACCAATCAGGCACTGTTCGACGTCGCCAGCACGGCATCGGGACAGTGCTGGGCGTTGACCACCAACTGTCCCGTTCCGGGGCCGGTGCCGACGAGTCCCGCGAACAACGACTACACGCCGGGATTCGCCGCCGCGTTGATGCGCAAGGATCTGGGTCTCGTGTCGGAGGCCGTGCGCGCCAACGGTGTCGAGGCGCAGCTGGGCATGCTGGCCTCGGCGATGTACGAGGCGTACGCCGCCGAGCACGGGGACAAGGACTTCTCCGGCATCGTGCAGGACATCCGTGAGCGTTCGGGCGGTACCGCGTGA
- a CDS encoding DEAD/DEAH box helicase, whose product MLHGLWTPGRGLMLWEDDDAPSGDRRSADTPELPPHLAKVMSRRMRHRADVTLPTPRGHVAVSMPSIALAPADAVELLLRVPPRHPAISGDLRYLALVVAGVERWVRAARVVPVQVRFESQWWLRWRLVGGEPQRAWRAELAAAMPPVQSAEGGARAVLDDLLAEVTDPIVRRVIGRPGVEHPLLWSLVEEEPYEEGSARSEAALEQWRASLRGDEPELVLRLTEPDDDEETGEPLWPLEVLLRPDGEAPTPVVVHRGGAPGAHGGGAPGVRDAELFRVAVAKLGEAMAAYEPLRSMATDTGSLDMLLPTAAVTDFVLHGVEKLRAVSVGVLLPRAWSRLDASLRLKVDSPPSPTAENRAAGLDEIVSYDWQLAIGDMELTPEEMARLASTKGDLVRLRGTWVQADGTALSRAIEYVKKQNRDRALPLADVLGQLSAEKPPPVPVERIEATGWAQKLLDPDRRPEPVEVPDSVHATLRPYQQRGVEWLAFMSSAGLGAVLADDMGLGKTLQLLVLLAHERSVTPTLLVAPMSVVGNWQREAAKFVPTLRVLVHHGPDRATGDDLTAAVRSHDLVVTTYALLARDVGELSAQTWRRVVLDEAQHVKNSSTAQARAARAIPAAHRIALTGTPVENRLDELRSIFDFCNPGILGTPATFRARFAIPIEREKEETAVARLRSLTSPFVLRRVKTDETVIADLPDKFEMTVRSNLTAEQASLYQAVVDEMMRQIAESEGMARKGAVLGALTRLKQVCNHPAHFLDDGSTVLRRGKHRSGKLALVDDILDSVLGDGEKALLFTQFTAFGSMVAPYLERRFGVPVPFLHGGVSKGRRDAMVEEFQSAGGPPIMVLSLKAGGTGLNLTAANHVVHLDRWWNPAVENQATDRAFRIGQRKDVQVRKLLCVGTVEERIDTMLTTKKDLADLAVGSGESWITELSTGELRDLLTLSEDAVGD is encoded by the coding sequence ATGCTCCACGGCCTCTGGACCCCCGGTCGAGGCCTGATGTTGTGGGAGGACGACGACGCCCCGAGCGGCGACCGTCGTTCGGCCGACACGCCGGAGCTCCCGCCTCATCTGGCCAAGGTGATGTCCCGACGGATGCGGCACCGTGCCGACGTCACCCTGCCGACGCCGCGCGGACACGTGGCGGTGTCGATGCCGTCGATCGCGCTGGCGCCGGCGGACGCAGTGGAACTGCTGTTGCGCGTTCCGCCCCGCCACCCCGCGATCTCCGGTGATCTGCGCTATCTCGCCCTCGTGGTGGCCGGGGTGGAGCGGTGGGTCCGTGCCGCGCGAGTGGTCCCGGTGCAGGTGCGGTTCGAGTCGCAGTGGTGGCTGCGGTGGCGACTGGTCGGAGGGGAGCCACAGCGCGCGTGGCGCGCGGAACTGGCGGCCGCGATGCCGCCGGTGCAGAGTGCGGAGGGCGGTGCGCGCGCCGTCCTCGACGACCTGCTCGCCGAGGTGACGGATCCGATCGTGCGCCGCGTCATCGGACGCCCCGGAGTCGAGCATCCGCTCCTGTGGTCCCTCGTCGAGGAGGAGCCGTACGAGGAGGGATCGGCTCGCTCCGAGGCGGCACTGGAGCAGTGGCGGGCGAGCCTGCGCGGCGACGAGCCCGAGCTGGTCCTGCGGCTCACCGAACCGGACGACGACGAGGAGACCGGGGAGCCGTTGTGGCCGCTCGAGGTGTTGCTGCGTCCGGACGGTGAGGCGCCGACGCCGGTGGTGGTGCACCGCGGCGGCGCGCCCGGTGCACACGGTGGCGGAGCGCCGGGTGTGCGGGACGCGGAACTGTTCCGGGTCGCGGTGGCGAAGCTCGGCGAGGCGATGGCCGCGTACGAGCCGCTGCGCTCGATGGCGACGGACACCGGCTCGCTCGACATGCTGCTGCCCACGGCGGCGGTGACCGACTTCGTGCTGCACGGGGTCGAGAAGCTGCGTGCCGTGTCGGTCGGGGTGCTGCTTCCGCGGGCGTGGAGTCGCCTCGACGCGTCGTTGCGGCTGAAGGTCGACTCGCCGCCGTCGCCCACCGCGGAGAACCGGGCGGCGGGGTTGGACGAGATCGTCTCGTACGACTGGCAACTGGCCATCGGCGACATGGAACTGACGCCGGAGGAGATGGCCCGGCTCGCGTCGACGAAGGGCGACCTGGTGCGACTGCGCGGCACCTGGGTGCAGGCCGACGGAACCGCCCTGAGCCGCGCGATCGAGTACGTGAAGAAGCAGAACCGGGACCGCGCCCTGCCGCTCGCCGACGTGCTGGGGCAGTTGTCCGCCGAGAAACCGCCGCCGGTTCCCGTCGAGCGGATCGAGGCCACCGGCTGGGCGCAGAAGTTGCTCGACCCGGACCGCCGGCCGGAACCGGTGGAGGTGCCCGACTCGGTGCACGCGACGCTGCGGCCGTATCAGCAGCGCGGTGTGGAGTGGCTCGCCTTCATGAGTTCGGCCGGCCTCGGGGCGGTACTGGCCGACGACATGGGGTTGGGAAAGACGCTGCAGCTGCTGGTTCTCCTGGCGCACGAGCGATCGGTGACACCGACGTTGCTCGTCGCGCCCATGTCGGTGGTGGGCAACTGGCAGCGCGAGGCGGCGAAGTTCGTGCCGACCCTGCGCGTGCTGGTGCACCACGGGCCGGATCGCGCGACGGGGGACGACCTGACGGCTGCGGTGCGCTCGCACGATCTGGTGGTCACGACGTACGCATTGTTGGCCCGCGACGTGGGCGAACTGTCGGCGCAGACCTGGCGACGGGTGGTGCTCGACGAGGCCCAGCACGTCAAGAACAGCAGCACGGCGCAGGCCCGCGCGGCGCGGGCGATTCCCGCGGCGCACCGGATCGCGCTGACGGGCACGCCCGTGGAGAACCGGTTGGACGAGCTCCGGTCGATCTTCGACTTCTGCAACCCCGGCATCCTGGGCACCCCCGCCACGTTCCGGGCACGCTTCGCGATCCCGATCGAACGCGAGAAGGAGGAGACCGCCGTGGCCAGGTTGCGCTCCCTCACGTCACCGTTCGTTCTGCGACGGGTGAAGACCGACGAGACGGTCATCGCGGATCTGCCCGACAAGTTCGAGATGACCGTGCGCTCGAACCTCACCGCCGAGCAGGCGAGCCTGTACCAGGCCGTCGTCGACGAGATGATGCGACAGATCGCCGAGAGCGAGGGCATGGCGCGCAAGGGTGCGGTGCTCGGCGCACTGACCCGGCTCAAGCAGGTGTGCAATCACCCTGCGCACTTCCTCGACGACGGGTCGACGGTGTTACGTCGTGGCAAGCACCGCTCCGGCAAACTCGCACTCGTGGACGACATCCTCGACTCTGTCCTCGGCGACGGCGAGAAGGCGTTGTTGTTCACCCAGTTCACGGCGTTCGGCTCGATGGTGGCGCCGTACCTCGAACGCCGGTTCGGCGTTCCCGTCCCGTTCCTGCACGGTGGTGTGAGCAAGGGCCGACGGGACGCGATGGTCGAGGAGTTCCAGTCCGCCGGCGGTCCTCCGATCATGGTGCTCTCGCTCAAGGCGGGTGGCACCGGCCTCAACCTGACGGCCGCCAATCACGTGGTGCACCTGGACCGGTGGTGGAATCCGGCGGTGGAGAACCAGGCGACGGATCGCGCGTTCCGCATCGGCCAGCGCAAGGACGTCCAGGTGCGCAAGTTGTTGTGCGTCGGCACCGTGGAGGAGCGCATCGACACCATGCTGACCACGAAGAAGGATCTGGCCGATCTCGCGGTGGGCTCCGGCGAGAGTTGGATCACCGAGTTGTCGACGGGGGAGTTGCGCGATCTGCTCACGCTCTCCGAGGACGCGGTGGGCGACTGA
- a CDS encoding acyl-CoA dehydrogenase family protein, translating into MFALDEDERAISETAADFAAEFLAPNAVEWDRTKHFPVDVLRKAAALGMGGIYIAEDVGGSGLRRVDAMRIFEKLAAGDPSIAAYLSIHNMVAWMIDTYGSDDQRRQWLPALCSMETLGSYCLTEPGAGSDAAALSTKAVRDGDTYVLNGVKQFISGAGESAVYVVMARTGGPGPSGISAFVVEKDTPGLSFGANEAKMGWNAQPTRQVILEDVTVPADNLLGGEGNGFRIAMNGLNGGRINIAACSLGGATAAFDAAVSYLADRRAFGSRLLDAQALQFRLADMRTDLEAARVLLLRAASALDADAPDKVQLCAMAKKFTTDVGFTVANDALQLLGGYGYLSEYGLEKIVRDLRVHQILEGTNEVMRIVIARSVVGAA; encoded by the coding sequence ATCTTCGCGCTCGACGAGGACGAGCGCGCGATCAGCGAGACGGCAGCGGATTTCGCCGCGGAGTTCCTCGCTCCGAACGCCGTGGAGTGGGACCGGACCAAGCACTTCCCGGTCGACGTCCTGCGCAAGGCCGCCGCACTCGGTATGGGCGGGATCTACATCGCCGAGGACGTCGGCGGCTCCGGTCTGCGCCGCGTCGACGCCATGCGGATCTTCGAGAAGCTCGCCGCAGGTGATCCGTCGATCGCCGCGTACCTGTCGATCCACAACATGGTGGCGTGGATGATCGACACCTACGGCTCCGACGATCAACGGCGACAGTGGCTTCCGGCTCTGTGCTCGATGGAGACCCTGGGTAGCTACTGCCTCACCGAACCGGGCGCCGGATCCGACGCGGCCGCGCTGTCGACCAAGGCGGTGCGCGACGGGGACACCTACGTCCTGAACGGCGTGAAGCAGTTCATCTCGGGTGCCGGCGAGTCCGCCGTCTACGTCGTCATGGCACGCACCGGCGGGCCCGGCCCGTCCGGCATCTCCGCGTTCGTCGTCGAGAAGGACACGCCGGGACTGTCGTTCGGCGCCAACGAGGCCAAGATGGGCTGGAACGCGCAGCCCACCCGCCAGGTGATCCTGGAGGACGTCACGGTGCCGGCCGACAATCTGCTCGGCGGCGAGGGCAACGGGTTCCGCATCGCGATGAACGGCCTCAACGGCGGTCGCATCAACATCGCGGCCTGCTCGCTGGGCGGCGCGACGGCGGCGTTCGACGCCGCGGTGTCCTACCTCGCCGACCGTCGTGCGTTCGGATCACGGCTGCTCGACGCGCAGGCACTGCAGTTCCGCCTGGCCGACATGCGGACAGATCTCGAGGCGGCCCGGGTCCTGCTCCTGCGGGCCGCGAGTGCTCTCGACGCCGATGCTCCCGACAAGGTGCAGCTGTGTGCGATGGCGAAGAAGTTCACCACCGACGTGGGGTTCACCGTGGCCAACGACGCGCTCCAGTTGCTCGGTGGCTACGGCTATCTCAGTGAGTACGGTCTGGAGAAGATCGTCCGCGATCTCCGAGTGCACCAGATCCTGGAAGGAACGAACGAGGTCATGCGAATCGTCATCGCCCGATCGGTGGTGGGTGCCGCGTGA
- a CDS encoding MarR family winged helix-turn-helix transcriptional regulator encodes MSSAPKLPLDPIAEAHRQWIRHGWSDAADGMAAVTSIMRVQQIMMARVEEVLKPTGLTFARYELLTLLTFTKTGALPMAKASARLQVHPTSVTNAVDRLEKADLVTRVPHPTDRRTTLVEITEAGRQLAVKATEDLNDRVFGLPGVAGADLDRLVSILAGVRRRAGDFDDEDTSGW; translated from the coding sequence ATGTCGTCAGCGCCGAAGCTTCCGCTGGACCCCATCGCGGAAGCTCACCGTCAGTGGATCCGCCACGGATGGTCGGACGCCGCCGACGGCATGGCCGCGGTCACGTCCATCATGCGCGTCCAGCAGATCATGATGGCGCGCGTCGAAGAGGTTCTCAAACCCACGGGGCTGACCTTCGCTCGCTACGAGTTGCTGACCCTGCTCACCTTCACGAAGACCGGCGCCCTGCCGATGGCGAAAGCCAGCGCACGCCTGCAGGTCCATCCCACCTCGGTGACCAACGCCGTCGACAGGTTGGAGAAGGCGGACCTGGTCACGCGGGTACCGCACCCCACGGATCGCCGCACCACACTCGTCGAGATCACCGAGGCGGGACGGCAATTGGCGGTCAAGGCGACGGAAGATCTCAACGACCGCGTGTTCGGGCTCCCCGGAGTCGCGGGTGCGGATCTGGACAGACTGGTGTCCATCCTCGCAGGGGTCCGGCGGCGCGCCGGGGACTTCGACGACGAGGACACGTCCGGCTGGTGA
- a CDS encoding CoA-acylating methylmalonate-semialdehyde dehydrogenase, whose protein sequence is MTRELTHYIGGQHVAGESGRFSDVFDPNTGEVQARVPLASTAEVEAAVANAEEAQVEWALQNPQKRARVLMRFLALINENMEPLAQLLSSEHGKTVADAKGDIQRGLEVVEFATGIPHLLKGEFTASAGTGIDVYSMRQPLGVVSGITPFNFPAMIPLWKAAPAIACGNAFILKPSERDPSVPLRLAELFLEAGGPPGIFNVVNGDKEAVDAILTDPRISAVGFVGSTPIAQYIYETAAAHGKRAQCFGGAKNHAIVMPDADLDEVADALIGAGYGSAGERCMAISVAVPVGEETAEALRAKLVERVEKLSVGRSDDAGSDFGPLITAEAVQRVTDYVQIGVDEGADLVVDGRGFSLAGHENGFFTGATLFDKVTTDMRIYKEEIFGPVLQIVRAADYEEALRLPSAHEYGNGVAIFTRDGDTARDFTARVNVGMVGVNVPIPVPIAYHTFGGWKRSGFGDLNQHGPDSVRFYTKTKTVTQRWPSGRKEAVAQNHFVIPTMD, encoded by the coding sequence GTGACCCGAGAACTGACGCACTACATCGGTGGACAGCACGTGGCGGGGGAGTCGGGCCGTTTCTCCGACGTCTTCGACCCGAACACCGGCGAGGTGCAGGCCCGCGTTCCTCTCGCCAGTACGGCGGAGGTCGAGGCTGCCGTGGCGAACGCCGAGGAGGCACAGGTCGAGTGGGCGCTGCAGAACCCGCAGAAGCGCGCCCGCGTCCTGATGCGCTTCCTGGCCCTCATCAACGAGAACATGGAGCCGCTCGCCCAGCTGCTTTCGTCCGAGCACGGCAAGACCGTGGCCGACGCCAAGGGCGACATCCAGCGCGGCCTCGAGGTCGTCGAGTTCGCCACCGGCATCCCGCATCTGCTCAAGGGTGAGTTCACGGCGAGTGCCGGAACGGGTATCGACGTGTACTCGATGCGTCAGCCTCTCGGTGTCGTCTCCGGCATCACCCCGTTCAACTTCCCGGCGATGATCCCGCTGTGGAAGGCCGCGCCCGCCATCGCCTGCGGCAACGCGTTCATCCTCAAGCCGTCCGAGCGGGATCCGTCCGTGCCGCTGCGGCTGGCCGAGCTCTTCCTCGAGGCCGGCGGCCCTCCCGGCATCTTCAACGTCGTCAACGGCGACAAGGAAGCAGTGGACGCGATCCTGACCGACCCCCGCATCAGCGCGGTGGGCTTCGTCGGATCCACGCCCATCGCCCAGTACATCTACGAGACCGCCGCCGCGCACGGCAAGCGCGCCCAGTGCTTCGGTGGCGCCAAGAACCACGCCATCGTCATGCCCGACGCCGACCTCGACGAGGTGGCCGACGCACTGATCGGCGCCGGCTACGGCAGCGCGGGCGAGCGCTGCATGGCGATCTCCGTCGCGGTACCCGTCGGCGAGGAGACAGCGGAGGCCCTGCGCGCCAAACTGGTCGAGCGTGTCGAGAAGCTCAGCGTCGGACGCAGCGACGACGCAGGCAGCGACTTCGGACCGCTCATCACCGCCGAGGCCGTTCAGCGCGTCACGGACTACGTGCAGATCGGCGTGGACGAGGGTGCGGACCTGGTGGTCGACGGCCGCGGCTTCTCCCTCGCCGGCCACGAGAACGGGTTCTTCACCGGCGCAACGCTGTTCGACAAGGTGACGACGGACATGCGCATCTACAAGGAGGAGATCTTCGGACCGGTGCTGCAGATCGTGCGTGCCGCCGACTACGAGGAGGCTCTGCGCCTGCCGTCGGCCCACGAGTACGGCAACGGTGTCGCGATCTTCACGCGCGACGGTGACACGGCGCGCGACTTCACCGCGCGGGTGAACGTCGGCATGGTCGGCGTCAACGTTCCCATTCCGGTGCCGATCGCCTACCACACCTTCGGTGGCTGGAAGCGGTCCGGATTCGGCGATCTCAATCAGCACGGCCCGGATTCGGTGCGGTTCTACACCAAGACCAAGACGGTCACCCAGCGGTGGCCCAGCGGCCGCAAGGAAGCTGTGGCGCAGAACCACTTCGTCATCCCGACGATGGACTGA